The Pagrus major chromosome 1, Pma_NU_1.0 genome includes the window AGTTCACCTGTTTTTTGTATTCTAATGGACTACATTACTAATTACAAAAATTGACATGTAATTTGTATTCAGTAACTGACTACTTTTCAAAGTAATATATGAGGTCAGGTCATGATCCAAGTGTCCACACAGTGATACAAAGAAGACAAGACACAAACTCCTAATTATTTCTGATATGAAGTGCCAACATAACGGTGGCGATTTTCTTGTGAAGGTGGCTGTGGGGATTCTTGAGAGAAACAAGGTCATAAGTATCAATGTGACGGGGAAAGCTGGCAGTCAGGTGGACATACTGGTGGAGAACATGGGCCGCATCAACTACGGACATAACATCAACGACTTCAAGGTTTTTTTCCAGCCACATTTTAAAGTTACTGTGTCTGCTGAACTATTACAAAGCTTTACTGGATTTCAGAAGCAGGTTATACAAGCCTAAAATATTAGATTTAACCGCAAACatattgtatttacatttacattttacatgtcAAGTGAATTTCAGCTTGCGTGAAATGATTGGTTGCCTTCCTTAACGTGCTGCTTACTAATATGAGCTCCCCCTCTGCTCTTCCTGTCCACCAGGGCCTGGTGACCAACATGACTCTGGGTAACAACACTCTAAAAGGCTGGACCATGTACAGTCTCAATATTGATGAAGCGGTCCGTCAGGGCCTTCTGAGTGAAACGAAACTAACAGTTccacctcagcctgctgctctctccCCTCCGACCTTCTACAAGGGAAGCTTCATTATTCCTGATGGCATCCCAGACCTCCCCCAGGACACCTACATCCAACTGCCCAAGTGGAGGAAGGCATGTGACACATTCAGGACATTCAGTTAAATGTCAGCATGATGTGAATATACATAGGAACATGGTTACATTTATTACTGATTTAAGGGGTTGATTTTTATGACCTCCGTATGGAAGCTGCAAGAAGCACATTTGCACGGatcattcattttttccattcaCTTAGAAAAAGTTTCTCAATTTTTTTAcatatgatttttatttttattttttttacctcccAGGGCTTCCATACCTCCGGGTCACGTGCactcaaatcaaacaaaaatatcaaagatACTGGTAACATCTTAAATATGAAAGATTTGTTGCTTTAGTCTGCAGGATATCCATTTGTAAATGTAGTATCGGTAGCTAGAGTTTATTGgagaaaaaatgaaatcttGGCAAATCTTGGTATTTCTCaccatttcctgacattttacaaaccaaacaattaTAAGCTAAATCTAAAAGATGATCAgcaaatgatgaaaataatcattggttGCAACCCTATAAAATAATCTCATATGTCCAAGGCCTAATCAATATTTTAGACAATATAAATTACAGATTTATACACATATTAAACTAGATGAAAATGAGATATTTAACTGTACTTTGCCTATAACTAAGTAATCAGCACCctaaatgtggaaaaaaaacacatgctgtCTGATATTCCATCAGCAGTGAAGGTTTTAAACTAAGAGACAAGCGTTGGTCAGGTTTTGTTATttcataaaataatataatgtgtCCCTAAAATGCATCCAGTGGTAGACTAATTATCAGtcctttgtttgtatttctttttttttttttttcagggtcAAATTTGGATTAACGGCATCAACGTAGGACGTTACTGGCCGATCCGAGGCCCTCAGGTGACACTTTTCGTCCCTGCCAACATCCTCAGCACGGCTGCACCCAACAACGTGACTGtcctggagctggaggaggctcCCTGCAGCTCCGGGCCATGCAGTGTGGTGTTTACTGCCACCCCGATCCTGAACGCAACAGTCCAGTCTGATCACAAACAGCACAGGAGACTCTTCGTTAGAGGCGATTTTTTGTGATAATAAGGGAACTTACTGCTGCACAAAATCAATTTGCACTATTTGCTGATGTGCTTCTCAAATCAGCACCTGTTGTGAGCttgttgagtttttgtttgACATGACATCGGTGATTGAATGTGTCtttaaaagtgatgaaatgGGTTTTTAGCCAAATGGTGTGTTGACATTTTCATCCAAAGCCTTTTGTTTATGTCACAAAGGGATTATTGCCAATCGAAGCGCTGCCAAAACATCACAGCagcctatttttattttttatgtgaaaaacacatcagggaaattttatatatactgtagctTATTATTATACAGTTTCCGGTGTATTGTGGGGCTGCTGATATGtagtttttattgatttgaaaatattttgcatACACTCTGAAGCTGTCTGATTTAATGCTTATAAAGAAAAagcttttcaaaacaaaaacaacattgttgTGACAGGATCCTTGTCAGATTTACATGTGTATCAccttaaaaaactttttttttcattgtatttgtTGTGGTTAATATGGAGAATATAGAAAAGGTGTTAATCTCTGCCTATAATGTCTGTTGATGGCACAGTTTGGGAATTAAAATGAATAGGGAGTAATTTAGTCACAGTAAtctgattttgatttattttataatgttttgaGTATTGTGATGCTCACATGTGGTCTCTATTAGCACCTTTTACTGGAAGACAAGCATTTTAACTGTTTCTGACATGACTTGATAAACTGTTTGATCTCAGAGGGAAATCGATTTGTCCCGTGGGCACAAAATTCTCAGCTGataataacagaaaacagagaagatgAGGCAGAAGACAGTAAATTCAGGatcttttatctctttgttgATGTCACTAAACCTGTCACTAAAAGTGTGAGACacttttatattgttttttttttttaatcaaacataatccaagtgttttttattgacAGAAGATGGCAGCAATACATATTTAACCTTTCACCTTGAATGGCAATCAATGGGATTTGTGGCAACTAAAAGAACAGTGGACCACTGAGAAAGAGGAGGGTTATAAATAacttaaatgacaaaaacagattGGTCAGAATAAGAATGTTACCTTCAACAGAATAAGACTTGGATGTTCTTATTTAAACAGCACACTTTAGATAGTAAAAAATAATGCACcaataattgatttttaaagCAGATATTCATATAAATATCTGGGGGAAAAATTccaatttaaaaatatactggttggtattaaaaaaaatttttttaaggACCActtacatgttttcttttgaacAACTATGtgaacaaaaatattttacagttaaaaactagaatggcactcagtagagggcatacctccgccaacgcccaacagtccccttttgtattcagtcatagataccagccacttaaatacacttacgtttttgtttttttttcatcaagatccctgcattattccctgacaaattaacgaaaatgtaaacaaaattaCCCTGTCTTGCAATactgaagaaagtgagaaataattCCTGAAGAGttcaaaagttaatggggtctattctgagctgagacccgtcctccatccaagttttgtggaaatctgttcagtagtttttgtgtaatcctgatcacaaaccaaccaaacaaacaacacaggcacgggtgaaaacataacctccttggccgAGGTAATACACTTGTCTGTGCTCTCTGGATGGCAAATTATCTAATGACACTGGACAACACATGACTTTTAACTAAAGATGCATTTTTACGAAAGTATAAGTGAACCAATAacaatgtatgtaaatgtgtaacATCAGTATGAGTGTACAGTGAAGTGTGgtgaacaaagaaaataaagacctAATCCAAACAAAGAACCATAGATACAcccaggcagagagagagagagaaactggatCCACCAGTTGATACAGTAGAGGAGCAGCAGTCAGGGGGGTAATTACTGGTGCACTTCCTGCCTCCCTCCTAGTAGGGAAGGACGGTCACAGCCCAACAAGGAAGTCAAGAGGGCTGTACATTATCAGCTGATACTGAAATATGTGTGATATATCTGACATCTGCTCACATGTGCCCCGGCCGATTTAATCTGCCCTGTTTATACTGTACAGGTCTATATTAGATTATTCTGGAATTTAGtataatataaattaataattaattagcctaaataaaattaataaattatcGTAAGTATgtatgtcatttaaaaaaaaataaataaatctttgaCTTTATTACACAAACAGGTACAGTTTGGTATGTCGTCCGCACTCCGAAGCACCAGATGGCGGTAGTGCACTTATCGCGCTGGTTGCCAGCTGCCGTAAAATACGACAACGAAGAAGAAAACTTACCGTATCGTAGAAGAAGAAGGCGGAGGCCTGCTAGAAATGTAACAAACAGACGAAATAACGCCAATAActggaagttttttttctccccacgATGAGGTAAAGAAAAACACGCAAccaaatatttaacttttagtTGTCAGTTAAATGTCTCGATAGTTATCCGGCTAGCAGATGTAGCTAGCTATGATTAGCATTAACTAGCTAGTAGGATGTTGCACATTTGAAGAAGCTGgctttgttattattatcatcatcattattattattattattagctaTGTGAAACTGTTAGCTGTAACGATCCTCACTCGCTAACACGTGTTGTCATctcagtgttgttttgtgtaaagTTAAAAGAACCAGGTAAACAAGATGTAACACAGCACTTAGCACTTAAAATTAGCTGAACAGTAACCTGTGTGTTTCTTCGCTCCCTCGGCAGGTTGTGACACCTCTGTGTTTGGGACATTGCTCAGTATGCAGCACAGTGGCTATATGAATGAATAGAGTACAATGTTATGGTACTCTGACACCTGACAAGAGTTGACAGACATGCCGTGGTGCCTGAACACTAAGCGGAAATATAATTTTTAACCATACATCTCAGGCTTCATCACACTGTGAAAGCCAAActgcatttgcatttattttttgtatgcagagcagcttctctttGTAAACACCTGTAAAACCAGCTGCCTCAATATAGACCATGGTAGACAACCGCTATGCCACAGCTCTGGTCATCGGCTCGGTGCTGAGCATGCTGGCCACAGTCTACCTCTCTGTGGCTGTGGGAACCCAGCACTGGTATCAGTACAGCAGTCCAGCCCTTAAACGTGAGGCGATCAATGTCTCAAAGCTCATAGATGAATTCATCGACGGAGACTTTGATGAGAAGACTTACAGTGACACCATGTTCCGCCTGAACGGCACCCTGGGACTGTGGTGGAGGTGCATCCAGGTGCCACAGCCCAGCCAGTCACACTGGTTCAAAGAGCCAGGTATGACTTCctgttaataatattacatctgagcagctttcacaaaTGTGTCTTTATTACATTTCACATCTCATAAGCTCATGTTATGAAGACAACTTAtgctggctgtttttttttttttaatttgacttaaGATCACAAACTTGAAAACAGACACGCCTGACTACATTATAGGAAAATGTGATTGAAGTGACTGCATTCTGCATTTGTTAAAATGTGGAAGCAATAAAGACAAGTTTCTTTAACGTCACTGATATACAGCAGATGTCAAACAGAATATGACGATTTAAAACAATGATgcaaaacagtatgaatgtCAACGTTATTTTGAGAGCATCATATATAACCTTGCATCACATCCCGTGGactgatgatgctgatgaaTGATGACATCTCGTTTGACTTTGTGCTCTCTGTTTCTGACTTTAGATCCGAAAATGGAGACACGGTGTGTGAGCTTCACGCTTCCTCAGCAGTTTAGGCCAAAGTACAAAAACTCAACCCCcaacagtgaagaagaagacctGCTGAGAACATGTGAGTCTACTCTTTTCCCCCTGTGTGTCTGTAGATTACATGAGGATGTGTTTAAGTTCCATTTTAAACCACTACCGCAGGTTGTGAACTTAATGTGACAGTGTCATTTATCTGTTATCTGTTAATGGTTACTAATGCTCAATAGACCATTTTAGGTATGGGATATTTAAAATTGAACATTTAAAATCTTGAATTATTGGTAGCCGTAATAAATGGTGTTAACATATCCGATTCAGGCAATACAAACTATTGTGAAGTGATGTTTAGCTGGACTGAGTTGTAGGTTAGTCTCCAGTCAAAATGCCTGGGAGGGTTTGTGTGACCATCTTGCTCCCTTCACCATCTTAGCATGCTTCTACCATCTTTGAACATGTTTTCAGACTTGTGGAGGAGTCAGTTTCTCCTGCCCTTGGTGTCTTTGGCTTTGGTGTTCCTCAGCGGCCTTGTTGGGGTCTGCGCCTGCCTGTGCCGCAGCTTCACCCCCACCTTGGGTGTGGGAGTGCTCCATGTACTCGCAGGTGAGAGAaaaatgcatacacacagaaaaattaGTATGGCATCTGTTATGTTACCCATAGGTTTCTTGAAGGAACATTTGGATTTAGTGCTCATGACCATCCTGGCAATTATGTCAACATGAAAACTTAAATCACTTTCGAGGGGAAGGCAAAGGCAGAAGTTCTGCTTTGCGTCAAGAAATAACGGCTGACATTAAAATACATGTCTGGCTGGTGCTGCCTAATTTACGTGTGTCAGTTGACACCATTAACGTCCTGGGATGTGCCGATCAGGGGAGCCATTATGTAAAATCTTTTGGTTTCCTGGTGGCGATGATCTGCGTTGATGCTTAGAAATATGGCATTGGAGTATCCTGACTCACTGACTCGCTTACATTGGAAAtaattttgtttctgtgacacaacacatacatttgtgtttatgtatgttttcatgttttatgcctctcctctcctctcctcatcagGTCTGTGCTCTCTTGGCACCGTCTGCTGTTTCCTGGCCGGGGTGGACTTGCTCCCAAAACAAAAAGGGGTGGAGGGCTCGCTGGGGTGGTCCCTCTACCTCGCACTCATCTCCGTCCCTCTGCAGATGATGGCAGCCGCTTTGTTCCTGTGGGCGGCTCGGAGTCACAGCAAAAACTACACCCGCGTGACCGCTTACAGAGTAGCCTAAAAGAGAGACTACTACAACAATTTACCCTAAAACAGCCCACTGGTCGGAGGactttcttgaaaaaaaacaaaaaaaacatggttaAGACAGGATGTAAATTGAAGTGACTGTACTGGTTGTAACTTCTCACTTCCTCTGTAACATTTTTAGATAATAATACACAAAACAAGGTATCACAAACTGAAAGGCAGGAATAAACTAAACCAGTTTGCAGCTATCATCATAAGTGCTCATAAATAgaggttttaatatttttgagttgtcttattttgcctttttttttttttttttttttttttttttatagaatcTTTTATCTGTATTTTACCCAAAGCATGATCTTAAATGTTAACACCCTGATCTTATGGATGATTTGTAATTTCTGGTGTTTACTTTGTTGGTGTGCATTACTTTATTGCCTTCTTTTTTGTTGCCATTGTTTCTAAAGCTGCTCACCACATTGCCTTCAAATCAGTTATAGATTATAAACTTGCACTGACAGAAATTTTCGACCTGCAGTTATTTAAGCCTGGGTAGCTTTCTTTGTTAGtgcatgaaaaatgtcacacaagcctatttttgatttgtttgattttgatgttttctgtttgactttatttttgtgtaatcttaAATATTTGCTTTCCTTTGCTGTGCATGCCTTTTTTGCTGACATTCCTATAATCTGTGGTAATTGTTGATTTCATTCTGTGGTATGTGTTGACTAAATGTCAGTAAATGTCGCTCACTAAAACTGTAACCACTCATCTCCCATTGTCACCCGTCACATatagatttaatatttattaatgcagtttgtttaaaaaactgaaatcgATTTGATGTCACTCTAGCAAACCTGTGACTTCTTCCtaacatttaaattcaaatgtttcACTCCTGAATTATACTactgtcattttacatttgttacAGTGAAGTTTCACTGTTTTAAGATAGTTAAAAGGTTTTTCTAATCCTGGTTACAGCTCTCTGTTCCTTTAGAGATTTGTCAGTCGGTTCACTGACTGGTTTGACAGCCAAATACAGGTTTTTGCACCATTTAAAGTCTTGTAAATGTTTGTTGGTGATGCTCCACAGTCAGACTATTTTGAATAGCAATTGAATTTACAAAAACTTAATTTGTAAGTGCTCATGAATCTACGTCTTTACACATTTgtgtagaaaatgaaataatttttcGTGTCAAATTccaaaatgactcatttcttGGCACCAGAATACAAgttgtgatgtttttgtgtcacaATGTTTTGTTACACGTCTGATGTGTACACACTCCAgcttttgtaaatgtttttatgttttgaagcACACTGTGCCCGTTTCTGTATTAATAAATTTGACATTTGCCTACTTCTGTTGttggctttgtgtttttgtttgatccTTTGCTTTGCTATTGATATTTTTAGCCACATTAGCTATGTGGCTCTGGGATAGCAAAACGTTACTTTGGTTCATGATAAAATTGCTGCAAAATTGATGAAGTTATCCTACATTGTGTTTAGGGCTCTCACAGTATCATAATTTTCACTGCAAGATTATCGTGGCCAAAATAATTCATGATAACGATAATATCTCTGTCAGTGGAATCTGAAAACTACCGCTCTGGCTGGCTAACTTTTGTTGATGTTGAGGGTCTTGCTCTCGTCTGTCACCTCTGACATAATTTTCTGTGGCAGTAGTATTGCATCAAAAAATGTGGTCCATTATAACTTTCtcttattatgattatttttattaatggaggttttatattctTTCAACTTTCCTTGCGCAGAGAAAAGCAATTTGGAATCTGACGTCATCGCAATGTAACGTCTGTGCATATTCAGTTGTCCGAACTAAAGCGGGAAACTAGAAATCTTTTGTGAGGTATGCACCAGGCAAGCTGGACAAGCTGAATGGACGCCATCTGTGGGTTCACTATCCAGTTCTGTTTAAAAATCTAGTCACACATTGTGgtcttagctagctagctagttagtgcatcttcttttttcagttttatggcAGCAACCGACATTAAGGTGCATCTCCACCACTTTACTACTATCACAAAGCAAGAATGGAAAGAAACGGAAATAACTGAAGTAGCGCTGGTTTATTTacataatatttatttacatgataccagtatttcatttttaaatatcgGAGTTATCGTCAGTGCTGATATATTGTGACACCCTTAAGTGTGTTGTGTGGTAGTTAGCGAACAttagcatgcttacatgctAAAGTGACCTGGAACGTAAATATTACAGGGTACATACGGCTGCTTGAAATCCTTGAAAGTGCTTAAATTTTAGTGTGGTGTTGTCAAGGACCGAAAAGTGCTTGGACTTTGGATAAAGTGCTTGAAAACTGCTTGAAACTGTAACTGCattactttcaaaataaatagctttaaccctaaccctctctGCCTAATCAAATGGTTTAAggaacatttctttctttttagcgAGTGAGCTCTGTTGTTCAGTTTTTGTAAACTCTCCTAGAGATcctaatcaaatcaaaacacaccATCTAATACTTCATGTTATCCACCTTCCCATTTATTCAGACATGGTGTTTTGCATCATtgccaaaagaaaaagaaaaaatcaaggTCTAGTTCATATACGGTTGTACACCTGTGCAATATCATTCATTCAAGTACAAAATCAACTCCTCTATGAAACCTGAGCCTCTGTTAAAGCCTCACAGAGGAAGTACTGTTGCACAACTGCTGTATTTGAATTCCATGCAGTTTAATGAGCTAATCATAGCGTTGATTTATTGCACAAGTCTCATTTCCTCAtttgaaatgatgaaaacatgattttacAAGAAGTGTGCGTCATAATTCAAAATCTCTACATCAGATGTATTGGGCTcattctgtctcctctctcagtCCTTCTTCACACTTACGGATGGAAAGGTCAGTGTGGTCTTCTTGGCTAAATGGAAAGCAATCTTCTTCTCGTAGTAGGCACATTCATTTATAAAGAACGGGTACAATTCTTCTCCTTCGTGCTTCACCGTCTCTCCAGAAAATGTCAGGAAGACGGGGTCGCCTGGTCGGAGAAGCTTGAAGTCGTTATCCTGGAGGACGACAGAGAACGCCAACAGGTGAGTTATGAAGCACCAGGGCAGcttttgaatgaaaatgtggaGTTTAGATTCCTAAATCAGGTTTATTTCTTTATGGATTCCTGCAGGTAAAtttgaatgtgaaaatgttgtttaaaggttaaatatatatttttaacattaatatAGCAGCAAGCTATTTGCCATGTAATGAAATAGTGAACTAATGGCGTCCTGAACAGAGAGTGACAACGCACTCCATCTTTGTGTGTTGTAATCTGAGCTTCTCCGTTCTTTTGCCAGCTGCTGCCGGGTTGTTGTAGCATCCTTGTACATGCTTTTTCAACATGACAGCCTGATAAGAACACAAAATGGCATCTGCCTGGCGACAAACTTTCTCGTTTTATAGTTCACAGTACACTTAAATATGTTTCTGGCAATTGTTCCTCCTAGCATACCTGCAGCTGGGGGTGTATGGCAGCAGTAATCTCATTGGTTGTAGGATCCCTTGGGTAGTCTACACTCCTCTCCAAAGTGTATGCTTCCACTTCACCTCCCTCAAAAGTACTTCCTGTAAGCAAAGGACAGTGTGAGGAATAATGCTGGTGTAGTCAAGGAAGGCAACGTTCTGAAGGTCATTTAAGTTCAACCaaatcataaatacattttatcacTTATTCCATTCGGCGTCTGTCCATGCAGTTAGTTGTGGTTTGAGTTTTACAAAGTTTTGAGACACCAGCTTCCCAGATTTGTGCTGCTGCTTCCATTTTACTTTGGTGGGGACAGAAATCTCAGAGGCAGGCATTGCAAAGCCAAAACCATCTTCACGGCTACATACTACTAAAAACAAgcaattaaataaaactgtatttatataaaactttttaaaaccaGGGcgaataaaacaataaaaagcatTAAGGAAGCAAAATTATGAggtgagatttaaaaaacagagtTTGCTGAATTTACACAAAGAGGGAAACTGTTCCATAGTCTAGAACCCAGATTAGCAAAAGCTTGATTCTTGAACTTTAATTGACAGAACAGGGGCATCTGTCCCTTTAGATACGgtacagtagttttttttttgttttttttttaccagaattGAATGCCTGAAGCCACTCTATTGTGAGATCCACTGCCTCCTTCACTATGTTAAAGATATCAGCTCTGACCACAACGTTGGGTTGAGGGCCGACCTCTATCGCTGCAGAGAACAAGACGAACAGGTGAAACATACGAATCAGCTAAGAAAAAGATACTTTTCTACAGATGTAGACAGAAAGATTCACACACTTACAGAAGCCATGTTTGCCCACTGACTCCAAGGAAAAAGCATCAGAAAGGGGTGTATCTAGCTGGATTGCTGTCACAGGCATAGAGGTCATCTTGCTCTGAAAACCAACAAAGTCGACAATTTACAGCTCTGCAAGCTTCAATTCAGCCCTTTGAGCTTTGACATAGAATAAACATACAGATTTATCCTGGTATTCAGAgtattttctttaatgttgtgttttgatcattagagaggctgctttcaggaGTTTAAACGTTCCCAGGCATGCAGTTATGTATGCAGCAAATATCTTCgtacatttaatcagcaaaaataaacactttagtTATCAACTTGACAGGACAGCAGAAACTCCacaggaaacagaattaaacttttagcctctgaaattaatgttttttggacAGCTGTGATGGAGCTCAGGCAAACAGCCTCTTTATTTAAACAATGTCACTGTATGAATCTGTcgagagatttaaataatcaatgaagttaagATGCTGTGCCTCGTGCGCACACGGGAGGCACTTATGTTTCTGCTCTAGGgggatcgctgcaggtaatgtgaCTGTATTATTTCACCCTGCCACATCCCATCTGCTATTAATCATAATGTTAATTTTATGATCAGGCCATCGGATCTGTGGATTATCTCTAGGCTGCAACTGCAACCTGCACGTCACTGTATGTGAATAAAACAGTACATTTAGGAAAGGCTGGGCCTTCTCAAGCCTACTTCACCCGCTGCCCCTGAACATAGTTCACCTTTTACCTggttaacatcagcatgttagcatttagtgTCAAACCACCGTGCAGCCTCATACAGCTGTTAGCATGGTTGTAGACTTAAATGTCCTGCTGGGAAACATATCTTGGTtacaattctttaaaaaaatctaagatATTGTTTATGTTGCATGGAAATAAAATGCAGAATTTTCAGTCACATTAAACCTACTTTAAGTTGAAGGTTATGAGAACCGCAGTTCCAGTACTTTATGCTCTACATCTGTTCTATCAAATCTATGGCATCACTCAAAATCAATGAAGTCAAACCCCAAAGGTATTTGTCTGATGACTGATCTCTTACCTGCATGTATTTGTAAATGTGCAGGGTGATGTAGTCTACAGAGTATAACATGAGGCACAGGCCCATGTTGGCAGTGGTGTTGTGGATATCACAGAGTAGATCCACGGCCTCTTGGCTTCCTTTGGGCCCCAGCTGAGCATTCAGCTCTTGTGCTCGCCTCAGCTCATAGGGTGTAGACTCTGTCACGGGGGCACTGGAAGCCAAAAGAAATAATAGAGTTTTCTAATAACTGTTTTcagttgtattttgtgtttacaAGAAGGAGTATTTTGGTGCAACTTTCCTTTTTTCAACCTACCTCAACAAGGCATCTGTGAAACAGCGATTGAGATCTTGGTCTATGTATCTTCTGCAAACATCCACAGCGCGTGGGTTCGATAGGACGGTGGTTATAGAAAGAGATCCAGCCTGATCTACCTTCTGTTTCTGCAATTCTCTCACCATGTACACCCCTGACATCTCATTTCCGTGGGTGCCGCCACAAATGGCAACACGGGACAGCGGCGGGAAAGAGACGCGTTCCATCTGTTGTTAGATAAGAAATGTgggaattaaacattttttagattCAACAATCAATGTATGGATTAGAGCATGTCAGGAATTCAAATGAGGGGCGATTCTCTTCGTCTGAGGTGTGGGGAGTTAGGGTTAAGACTTGCAAATCATCAGAGGGTCATTGCTCTAGAGAAGGCATGATTAACAATGTCATGAGGTCTGCATCTGATGTCCTGTTGCTACCTGACAGTATATAAGTGAAGACAATCTGGAAATCTCCAGAGAACAGTCTGCttgggtcttctctccatgctgcatgtattaaagagatctgattcatcacacagAGTTTGtaattcttcagagaattagAAACTCGAAAACTtcaacaaggagaatttcccCCTCTGACCTCTCAACCTGTGACTACCACAGGTTGAGTCTCTGGTCAGAAACTGGGGTGAAAA containing:
- the LOC141006242 gene encoding claudin domain-containing protein 1-like, which encodes MVDNRYATALVIGSVLSMLATVYLSVAVGTQHWYQYSSPALKREAINVSKLIDEFIDGDFDEKTYSDTMFRLNGTLGLWWRCIQVPQPSQSHWFKEPDPKMETRCVSFTLPQQFRPKYKNSTPNSEEEDLLRTYLWRSQFLLPLVSLALVFLSGLVGVCACLCRSFTPTLGVGVLHVLAGLCSLGTVCCFLAGVDLLPKQKGVEGSLGWSLYLALISVPLQMMAAALFLWAARSHSKNYTRVTAYRVA
- the LOC141002497 gene encoding N-acyl-aromatic-L-amino acid amidohydrolase (carboxylate-forming) B-like — encoded protein: MERVSFPPLSRVAICGGTHGNEMSGVYMVRELQKQKVDQAGSLSITTVLSNPRAVDVCRRYIDQDLNRCFTDALLSAPVTESTPYELRRAQELNAQLGPKGSQEAVDLLCDIHNTTANMGLCLMLYSVDYITLHIYKYMQSKMTSMPVTAIQLDTPLSDAFSLESVGKHGFSIEVGPQPNVVVRADIFNIVKEAVDLTIEWLQAFNSGSTFEGGEVEAYTLERSVDYPRDPTTNEITAAIHPQLQDNDFKLLRPGDPVFLTFSGETVKHEGEELYPFFINECAYYEKKIAFHLAKKTTLTFPSVSVKKD